The genomic segment GTGAGCCAACGGATGGGGACCAACTCCGAGCGGACCGCGGTCCGGGCCGCAAACGTCTCGACCGCGGCCGAACAGGTGAACCAGGGCGTCCAGACGGTCGCCGCGGCCGTCGAGGAAATGGGCGCCAGCATCAAGGACATCTCCAAGAACGCGGCCGACGGGGCCCGCATCGCCGGCAGCGCCGCCGCCGTCGCCCGGCACACCAACGCCACCATCACCAAACTCGGCGCCTCCAGTGACGAGATCGGTCAGGTCGTCAAGGTGATCACCTCGATCGCCCAGCAGACCAACCTGCTGGCCCTCAACGCCACCATCGAGGCGGCCCGCGCCGGCGCGGCCGGCAAGGGGTTCGCGGTGGTCGCCAACGAGGTCAAGGAGCTGGCCAAGGAGACCGCCCGGGCCACCGAGGAAATCGGCGAGAAGATCGCCGCCATCCAGGCCGACACCGGCAGCGCCGTCGCCGCGATCCGCGAGATCACCGACATCGTCAACCAGATGAGTGGCATCTCCGGCGCCATCGCCGCGGCCGTCGAGGAGCAGACCGCCACCACCGCCGAGATCAGCCGCAACATCGCCGAAGTGGCCCGCGGGTCCGGCGAGATCGCCCAGAACATTACGTCCGTGGCCCAGGCCGCACAGGACACCACCGTCGGGTCCAATCGCACCTACGATGCGGCGGCCGGTTTGCGCCGCATGGCCGCCGAACTACAGAACCTCGTCGGCCGCTTCCGTGTGGACGAGCCCGCCGCGCCGGCGCCGGTCGCGCGGTCCCGCACCGAGGCGACCGCGCAACCGGCCCGGAAACCGGTCTCGGCCGGGCGGAACGGGCACAGCAACGGTCACCTGCCCGCCGGTGCGCGGCGCTGACCGGTTCGACGAGTCCCGGCCCGGCGGGTGAGATTCCGGACCAGACGCGAATCCGCCACCGATCACGCCAGGGCCGCATGATCGGTGGCGGAATCGTGTCTGGAGGGGCAGGCGAGCCGTGGCGGATGCGCAGCAGTTGGGATAGGATCGACGTCGCCGCTCCCCGGTCCGGCAACGGAACACGGTGCGTTCCCATCTGGCACGGAACCGCGGGGCAGGAGGGCGCCGGTTGGACAAATCGACACTCGCGGTGGCGGTCACGATCGCCTTTAGTGTGATCGGCGTCACGGGCGATTACTTCCTCAAGCTCGCCAGTGCGCGTGAGCAGCCGCTCCGCTCGGGGTGGTTCTATCTCGGCTTCGCCCTGTACGCCTCGACCGCCTTCGGGTGGGTGTTCGTGATGCGGCACCTGAAGCTGGCCACCATCAGCGTCCTGTATTCCGTATCGATGGTGCTGCTCCTCACGGCGATCGGCGTGGGCGTGTTCCGGGAGCCGCTCTCGTACTCGGAACTGGCCGGCATCGCCCTGGCCGTGGCCTCGCTCGTGCTGCTGATGCGCTTCGCGTAGCGCCCGAATGACTGCATGACTGCGGCTGTGCTCCCACAGATGGCTCGTGTCGCTCCCAGGACCCGCTCCCCCTTCCGTTACTTGACCCCACCCGTGCGCCTGTCGCTCCGCTACCGCCTGCTCCTGCCGCTCGCGCTCCTCATCGCGGGGGACGCGGCCGCGACGGCGTGGGCCGCGCGGGCCGCCGCCGCCGCCGCGGAGCGGCGGCTCGCCAAGCAGCAGTGGGCCGTCGCCGACGCGCTCACCAATCAGCTCACGTTCCCGCTCTCCGAACCGGTACTGAAGACGATGCGGGGCCTCTCCGGTGCCGAGTTCCTCTTCGTTCACCCGCCGCAGCCGTCCAAGTCCACCTTTGCCGAGCCGCCCGCGGAACCGATCGACGTGCCCACCGCGACCCGCCCCGGGGCCGACGAGCTGCACACGCTCGGCCCGCCGGTCACGGTCGCGGGCGAGGAGTACCGGTGCCTGCGGTTGCCGCTCAAGGTCCCGCACCCGAACGCCGGCGGGAACCTGTACATCTTCTATCCCGAATCGCTCCGCCGCACCGCCGTCGCCGACGCGGTGCGCCCGCTCGTCGTCCTCGGCGGGGCCGGCGGGGCGGTCGCGGTGCTGTTCGCGGTCGCGTTCGGGTCGCGGCTGGTGCGCCGGGTCCGCGACCTCGACGCCCGCACGCGGCTCATTGCGGCCGGCGATTTCCGCCCGATGCCGGTGTCGGGTGCGGACGACGAGCTCCGCGACCTGTGCGAGTCCGTCAACGATATGGCCCGCCGCCTCGCGGGGTTTCAGGACGAGCTACAGCGGAGCGAGCGGTTGCAGCTCCTCGGTCAGTTCTCCGGCGGGCTCGCGCACCAGCTCCGCAACGCGGCGGCCGGGGCGCGGCTCGCGGTGGAACTGTTCCTCGCGGAGAACCCCGCCGCCGACCCCGAGCCGCTCCGCGTGGCGCTGCGGCAGCTCGCCCGCATCGAGAGCAACCTGCGGCAGTTCCTCGCGCTGGGCAAGCCGCCGGCGGGCGAGCGCGTCCCGTGCGATCTGGTGGGGCTCATCGACCAGGCCGTGACCCTGCTGAAGCCGCAGTGCCAGCACGCCGGAACGACCGTCGTCTGGGACCCGCCGGGGCCGCGCGTCGTATCGGGCGATCCGGCGGCGCTGTCGCACCTGCTCGGCAACGTCATCGGTAACGCCGTGGAGGCGGCCGGTCCCGGCGGTACGGTGGACATTCACCTGACCGCTTTATCCGCGGGCAAGCCGGTCACCCGGATCGAAGTGACCGACACCGGACCGGGGCCGCCGAACGCGATCGCGGCGAAACTGTTCGACCCGTTCGTGACCGGCAAGGATCAGGGAATCGGTTTGGGGCTGGCGGTCGCGAAGCAAGCGGCCGAGGCGCACGGCGGGACGATCCGCTGGGAGCGGCGCGGTGGCAGAACCGTGTTCGTCATCGAGCTGCCGACATGAGATTCGGTTGGAGCGAATTGTGTTCCGCGGGACACGTCCTGTGCGGGTAGAATGGACCGGCCCGTAAGGCCTGGCCGAATCGATACACCGGTTTTGTGCGACAATGAACGAACCGAACCTCACGCCCTGCGGCCTGTGCGGTCGCGGGTTCGCGGCGGATCACCTCACGAAGCACCACTGCCTGCCCAAGTCCAAGGGCGGCACCAGCGATGACGTGTCGATGATCTGCGCGCAGTGTCACGGCATGGTCCACGCGACCTACACCAACGCCACGCTGGCCGCGGTGTACCCGACCATTGCGGACCTCCGGCGGGCGCCGGAACTGGCCGCGTTCATCCGGTGGGTTCGCAAGCAGCCGATCACGCGCCGGAAGCGGAACAAGGAGCGGCGGCGGAAACTCTGACTTCCCTCGGAGTCAGTCCAGTTCGACCACCACGCCGCCCCCCGATCCCATCCGCGTGCTGGCGTTGAGGAAGATGGTGCCGTCGTAGTCGGTGCGGCCGGCGGCCTCGTGGATGTGTCCGAACACGTGCAACCGCGGCTTCACCTCCAGGACGCGCTGGAGAAGCGAGAGGCTCCCGGCGGCCTCGTCGCGATTGGTCATGTCCCGAATGCCATGCGGCGGACCGTGCGTAACGAGTACGTCCACCCCGGACGGGATCCGCGACCATTTCGCGGCCAGTTCCGCGTCGGAGAGCATGAACGCCCAGTCGCAGAACAGCGGCGTCCACGGGCTCCCGTAGAACGTCAGCCCTTCGATCTCGCAGGCCGAATCTTCGAGGTAGATCGCGTTCGTGAGTCGCGCGCGGGCCTCGGCCGGCGTCTCCTGAAAGCACCCGTCGTGGTTCCCGCAGATGACGACTTTGTGACGGTGCGGGAGCGCCCCCAACCAGCGGTTGAAGTCCTCCACGTCCGCGAGCGAGCCGTGGCGGCAGATGTCGCCGGCGTGAACGAGGACGTCGCCGTCGGGTACGTCTGTCCGCTCGTGATAGCCGTGCGTATCGGAGACGCAGACGATCCGCATACGCGCTCCTTTCAAGTTGGCGGAGGCGCCAGGGCGCGGAGCCGCTCACGGGTGGCGTGAGCCGGCGGATAGGGTGCGTCCTCGGGTTCGCCCGTGTCGAGATTGTAGTCGCTCAGGCCGGCGAACCCGTTCGCTTCCAGTTCGGCGAACCGGGCCGGGAACGCGTCGGCCACCCGGAGTACCTCCGCGGTGAGCCACTCCGACGGCCGACACGGGCGGGCGAACGCGTAAACCGGCCACCGCGGCGCGAGCGCGGTCGCGAACCGCGCCGCCGCGAACGCGCCACCGGCCGCGCGGGCCGGGAGATCACAGCCCGCGAACGCCCGCACCGCGACTCGCCCGTACCGCAACAGGAGCGGGACGCCGCGGCGACAGCCCGGCACGACGCCGTCAGCCGGCGCTCCGGCGGGGCGAACTGGTACGTCTCGCGGTACGCGGTCGCGAGGAGCCGAACGATCGCCGCGCTCGGAACGCTCGCGCCGCGCCACAGCGCCGACGCGCCGAACCGCGCGCCGAGTGCGGCGTCCATGCCCTGCTCGATGCGGAGGTGTGCCACGAGACCGTCGGGAGTCGCGAGCGCACCGGACGCCGTCCCGTGTGTCAGTTCGGCCGCCGCGCGGTTGACGAGCGGGTGAACGAGGACGTCGGCGAGCACGTGGGTCGCCCACCCGCGGGCGAACGCCGCCGCGGCGCTCGCGCCCGCGGCGCGCACGAGGGCGCGGACCAGCCGCCCGGTCCGGACGTAGTGCGCCAGGTCGGACGCGAACCGGTCCCCGCCCGGGAAGTAGCCCATGTCGGGCGCGACCGCCCCGGCGAAGAACGCGGCCCGGTCCGCGTCGGTCCCCGAACCGGGTCCGGTGCCGAGGACGCGGGCGGCGAGCACGAGATGAACCCCACAACCCGGCATGTGCGCCTTTCGACTCGCCACCCGTCTTGTGAGATCATTTTCCGGGTGATGGAGACAAATCAGAGACCGAAATTTTAGAAAACGCCGGCCCCGAGATTCGGTCGATGTCTCCATGAAACACCGAGCCCCGCAGACGGTTCCGTAAACCGTTTGCGGGGCTCAGTTTCTGATCTCATCCGCGGCGAATCACACCAGCTCGCGGATCGGGGTCGCGTCGGCGTCGAGCGGGTAGTACGGGCGGCCGTTCGCGTCGTACTCGCGGACCGCGTTCAGGTCCACGCCCAGGTTCTTGTACAGCGTCGCGAAGATGTCCTGGTGCGTCACCGGGCGGGACGCGGCCCGCTCGCCCAGCCGGTTCGAGGAGCCGATCACCTGGCCGGTTCTCATCCCGCCGCCGGCCATGAGGGCACAGTTCAGTTGCGGCCAGTGGTCGCGGCTCGCCATGTTGTTCAGCTTCGGCGTGCGGCCGAACTCGCCCCACACGATCACCGTCACGTCCTTGTCCAGCCCGCGGGCGTGGATGTCCTCGATGAGCGAGGTCACGGCCACGTCGAGCAGCGGGAAGTCCTTCTTCGCCTGCACGAAGTTCTTGCCGTCGCCGCCGTGCCAGTCCCAGCGGGTGAAGTTCATCGTCACCACGCGGGCGCCGGCCTCCACCAGCCGCCGCGCGATGCAGAAGTTCCGCACCATCCGCGGCGCGCCGTCCCGCTCGAACGCGGGGTCGTCCACGCCGTACCGCGCCAGCACCTTCGGGTCCTCCTTCGAGAGATCGACCGCGTCCTTCAGCTTGGACGACGTGAGGATGTCGAGCGCCTGCCGGTTGAACGCGTCCATCCCGTCCATCGCGCCCTTCGCGTCCACCTTGCGGTCGATCGTGTCGAAGCCCTTGAGCAGCGCGACGCGGTCGTTCAGCCGGTCCAGCGACACGCCCTGGAGCGTGAGGTTGTCCGACTTCATGTTGTTGGCCTTGCCGCCGACGAGCTGGAACGGCGCGTGTTGCAGGCCGAGGAAGCCGCCCTCGCCGGGGTAGCCCCACCGGCGCTCGCCGGTCGGGTACATGAGGGACACGTTGGCGGGCACGGCCGTGTCGGCGCCGCCCTGCACCTTCGACACCCACGAGCTGAACCCCGGCCAGAAGCCGTTGTTCGCCGCCGTGCGCGGGCGGCCGGTCATGCACTGGTAGGCGTCGTGGTCGCCGGAGTTGCCCACAAGCGACCGGACGATGACGAACCTGTCCATCATCTGCGCGATCCGCGGGAACAGCTCGCAGATCTGGATGCCGGGCACGCGGGTCTGGATCGGGTTGAACTCGCCACGGACCTCGGCCGGCGCGTCCGGCTTCAGGTCCCACATGTCGATGTGCGGCGGGCCGCCGGGGAGGTAGATGTTGATGACCGCCTTGTGCGACGAGCGGATGTTGACCTTGTTCTCGGTCGCCAGCAGGTTGGGCAGCGCGAGACAGCCGCCGAAGAGCGTGCCGCCGATGGTGAGGAAGTCGCGGCGGTTCACACCGTCGCAGAACCCGCCGCGCGCGTGCGGCTTGCCAAATAGGGTGAGCATGGCGACTATCCTGCGAGTGGGCCGTGGCCAGGGTGGGAGTGAACCGGCGGGTCGAATTACTTTCGCCGAATTCCGTTCCGGAGTCCAGCACAAACTCGTTTTTCCGTTCCGCCCTCCGCATGTGCGCCCTTCCGCAGCAAGGTACGCCCCAACAACCGGGAGGGGCTTGCGCTGTGACCCCGTGACGGGGACTCAAGTCAAGTCCGGATCCTTCTCCCCGATGCGTTCGCACAGTTTTGTGGCGATGGGTGAGAGCTTCATCGTTCCGAACGAGCCCTCGTAGCGCTGAGCTTTGGCCAACAGGGTGGCAAACGCCAAGTGGACGATGAGCACCGCTCCGACGTGCGCGCCGGAGCGACGCGCGCCGACCACGTTCCCGGCGTCCAGCCCCCACCCCACCTTCAGCCGATCATTCACTCGCTCGACGCTCGTGCGCCCCTTGTACCGTGTCTCGAATTGCGGGGTCGCGCGGGGGATCGACGGGAACCGACGAAGGTCGACCCCTTGAGGCACGCGTAACGTCAGACCGTAGTACTTATCGCACCCGTTACGGCGGCGCGCGTTGAGGGTCGCCCGGAGCTTCCCATCGGGGATCGCGCGGAGCGTGTCTTTGATGAGGCCCGGCGTGGGCGAGACCTCGGGTTCGTTCCAGGGAAACAAGGACTTGGTGGTGTGAAGCCGCGTGCGGGACGCCCGTGCGGGTGAATGCGCACAGGGGTGACGCGCAACCGCAGACCTGGGGTAAAAATCCCGAAATGTGATCCCCGGCGCCGAAAAAACGGCTCGGCACCCGGGCACTTCCGGGGCAACGATTTTCGTACACCCGCCGCAACACCTTGAAATCTCGCCACACCACAGACGCGCACGCCCCGCAAGCGACCATCAAGAAGATTGCAGACGAATCCCGTATCCGGTATAGTTCCGCTCGGCGGCTATGAAGGTCCTTCCTTCTACTTTGTTAACCTAGGGTCTTCGCTCTCCGCCTTTTCCGAACGTCCCGCCGGTTTCCGGTCGGGACGTTCGCGTTTGTGGGTCGTGCAAATGAACGCTCTTTACCTCCGTCGCCGCTCGAAGGTGACGCTCCCGGAAGGAACCGGGGCGACGCCCCTCAACGTCATCGCCGCTCTCCAGAAGAACCTCGAAGCGCTGGGCTTCCTCCTCGCCGAGGACGTGGTCGAAGGGCTGAAGCGCATGAGCCCGACCCAGGTGGACGCCTTCTACCAGCGCCTGGTGAAGGACCTCCGCGCGATGGTCGGCGCGCACCGGCCGTTCCGGCCGATGTACCCGAACTTCCCGGCCCAGATCATGCAGATGAGCGAGGCGGAACTCTACTTCAACGCCATCCGCCACTACTGGACGCTCGCGCTCCCGGGTGCCGAGGCCGGGGAGCGTGAACCGCTCGAAGACGCGCCCCGTCTTCGGCTCATCCGTCTCGGCAC from the Frigoriglobus tundricola genome contains:
- a CDS encoding DMT family transporter, translated to MDKSTLAVAVTIAFSVIGVTGDYFLKLASAREQPLRSGWFYLGFALYASTAFGWVFVMRHLKLATISVLYSVSMVLLLTAIGVGVFREPLSYSELAGIALAVASLVLLMRFA
- a CDS encoding sensor histidine kinase, whose product is MRLSLRYRLLLPLALLIAGDAAATAWAARAAAAAAERRLAKQQWAVADALTNQLTFPLSEPVLKTMRGLSGAEFLFVHPPQPSKSTFAEPPAEPIDVPTATRPGADELHTLGPPVTVAGEEYRCLRLPLKVPHPNAGGNLYIFYPESLRRTAVADAVRPLVVLGGAGGAVAVLFAVAFGSRLVRRVRDLDARTRLIAAGDFRPMPVSGADDELRDLCESVNDMARRLAGFQDELQRSERLQLLGQFSGGLAHQLRNAAAGARLAVELFLAENPAADPEPLRVALRQLARIESNLRQFLALGKPPAGERVPCDLVGLIDQAVTLLKPQCQHAGTTVVWDPPGPRVVSGDPAALSHLLGNVIGNAVEAAGPGGTVDIHLTALSAGKPVTRIEVTDTGPGPPNAIAAKLFDPFVTGKDQGIGLGLAVAKQAAEAHGGTIRWERRGGRTVFVIELPT
- a CDS encoding HNH endonuclease, with translation MNEPNLTPCGLCGRGFAADHLTKHHCLPKSKGGTSDDVSMICAQCHGMVHATYTNATLAAVYPTIADLRRAPELAAFIRWVRKQPITRRKRNKERRRKL
- a CDS encoding metallophosphatase domain-containing protein gives rise to the protein MRIVCVSDTHGYHERTDVPDGDVLVHAGDICRHGSLADVEDFNRWLGALPHRHKVVICGNHDGCFQETPAEARARLTNAIYLEDSACEIEGLTFYGSPWTPLFCDWAFMLSDAELAAKWSRIPSGVDVLVTHGPPHGIRDMTNRDEAAGSLSLLQRVLEVKPRLHVFGHIHEAAGRTDYDGTIFLNASTRMGSGGGVVVELD
- a CDS encoding zinc dependent phospholipase C family protein gives rise to the protein MLAARVLGTGPGSGTDADRAAFFAGAVAPDMGYFPGGDRFASDLAHYVRTGRLVRALVRAAGASAAAAFARGWATHVLADVLVHPLVNRAAAELTHGTASGALATPDGLVAHLRIEQGMDAALGARFGASALWRGASVPSAAIVRLLATAYRETYQFAPPERRLTASCRAVAAASRSCCGTGESRCGRSRAVISRPARPVARSRRRGSRPRSRRGGRFTRSPARVGRRSGSPRRYSGWPTRSRPGSPNWKRTGSPA
- a CDS encoding DUF1501 domain-containing protein, whose protein sequence is MLTLFGKPHARGGFCDGVNRRDFLTIGGTLFGGCLALPNLLATENKVNIRSSHKAVINIYLPGGPPHIDMWDLKPDAPAEVRGEFNPIQTRVPGIQICELFPRIAQMMDRFVIVRSLVGNSGDHDAYQCMTGRPRTAANNGFWPGFSSWVSKVQGGADTAVPANVSLMYPTGERRWGYPGEGGFLGLQHAPFQLVGGKANNMKSDNLTLQGVSLDRLNDRVALLKGFDTIDRKVDAKGAMDGMDAFNRQALDILTSSKLKDAVDLSKEDPKVLARYGVDDPAFERDGAPRMVRNFCIARRLVEAGARVVTMNFTRWDWHGGDGKNFVQAKKDFPLLDVAVTSLIEDIHARGLDKDVTVIVWGEFGRTPKLNNMASRDHWPQLNCALMAGGGMRTGQVIGSSNRLGERAASRPVTHQDIFATLYKNLGVDLNAVREYDANGRPYYPLDADATPIRELV